CCCGAAGGCCACGTAGACGACGGAGCCGGGCGCCTGCGCGTCCAGCCAGGCGAGGCACGTCTCGTCTTCCGGCAGGAAGCTCCCGGCCAGCCTCGACTTCCGTGCTACCAGCGGGCCCAGCGGCAGCGTGTTGGGGAGAAGAGACAGCGCGTCgggctccatctccatggaggTGTTGCAGATGACCGTCTCGGCGAGTGGTATCCATTGGTTGGTCCGGAGCACGTTCTGGACGTTGATCCTGCGCCGTTCCGGGGTGCTGCCCAGGCTGACCCAGGGGATCTCCGCCGCGTCCAGGGGCGGCACCTGCTGGATCCTGTGCCTCTTCACAATCCCTGCGTACAATACAGCCTCTTAACCTTAACCATACTAAGTAATTAAAGGCGAACATCTCTAATTGTCATGGAAAACACTCTGCTCTTAGCCTCTCACCACTTCCATCAATGACGCCATCCGCTATCAGCTTTGGGACGCTCAACCGGagcgcgaagacggcggcagaGTAAGTCGAGAAGGACGCAACACAGGCGCCCGCCGCGCTGGCCAGCTCCAGCGCCCAGCTCATGGACACGTCCGCGATCACCCACTTGGTCTCCCTTGACCTGATCAGCTCCTGGAGGGGGGCGGACATGGCGGCCGGCAGGTCCTTGACGAACTTGCCGATGTCCGCGCGGTCGTCGGCAGGGCCCAGGCCGTCTGGAACCGATAACATGTGGATTCCACGGGGAATTGCTTctgctccttcctcctccgccaagGCCTCCAGGACGCGGCCGTGGTTGAACTCCGTGTTCACGAAGTCAACCTCCAGGCCGTGCTCGACGAGCTTCTGGGAGAGCTTCATCAGCGGGATGACATGGCCCTGTGCTGGGAATGGCAGCACCATGACACGAGGCTGGGTTGTGGCAGCGGCCATGGAGCTTGTGTTATTAAGAGTGGTGTGTATGGCCAGATGGAAGGAAGCTGTGAGAACAGAGTTTGGCACTTCGCTGTTCGATAGAGATTTTTGCCTGATAGGCCCATCGATCACACGTGTATATAAGGGGATGTTGCATCAGGGACTGCATCGGCAGATTTCGTGTCTGTTGACCGTATGGTTATCTTTCTCAAAGGAAATGTTATCTTGAGCATGGTTCGGTTGGCCCTATGGATAAAATTATCCGAAAATGTGGACCCTTTTCTTGACTCTACCGTGTTGGGCAAGCAAAATTGCCAAAGTATGCGGAAATGTCACGTGAGAGATCTGTACTTCCCTGCAATATTGTAAGGTATCGCGAGGCGTGAAATGGATACACCGCGTAACAGGTCACTGTGTCGCGTGTTGCTGCGCCCGCAGCTGGACCACCGCGCGCCGTTGGACCATAGGCAGAAAATGACGCATATATGTCTACAAGTTGTTTATGGATATGCTATAAATCTTACGTGACcaaaaatcaaatcaacaaAAGTATTTAACCGATCAAAGTGTCGTTGGTCAAGCCACCTAAACAAGTCAAGTCAAGAAAATGGCCAAATAAAAGAACGcgacaaaaaagaaaagaaaaggaacaatCTCTTGGTAATCTCTGGCATCTTAACATGTTGTCCTTCTACCAAAGAGTACATCTCGCCTTTAATAATTCAAGAGGATATATATCCTAGACCGCTTTAAGTTCTAATCTCAACACTCACAAAGACCCATTCAGTTTGAGATCAAGGGTTGAGCATAGAGCTCCTTTGAGCTTTAGCCTCAAAATCCAGTAAGACATATCCGGTCCGGAGTCAATTGACGACCAGGATCTACAAATAGCAGAGGGGAAACTCTCGGCTACTTGTTCCACTCGGTGACTCTCTTAGCATAGGAGTAAGATCGCTCAACGAgttgaaatatttttttacctGTCTTTTGCAGGCGCACTTGCACATGCCGCTGTGCTAATTATTGCCTAAAAAATGGGCTATACGTGACTAGAAGTTTTAATTTTGGCTACAAATTAACATCATGTATGAGTGACCGACTTGCTAGCGAACAAGACATTCACCAATCAAATATCGCTACAATGTATAAAACAAATTACTAGCTCGCGATCTAAATtcaatttgtttcttttaacCGAGATCTAACTTCAATTCGAGTATCCATGGAATAATCGTGTAAATTTTTGATATCACATTATGATTTATTATCATGAAGACTCTATCTACTAACATAACTTGACGCAGACATAGCCTATCAGTGCAAGCGATATCGACAAATTCAGCATGTTGACTTTAGTATTGTATGATCAGTCATCTAAAGTAGAGACACGAGGCCGACAAGTAATTTTAACTTTAATTCCAGATGCATACTCCcaccgtcacatattaagtatctcaaatttgtccaactatggatgtatctatgcctaaaaagcgtttagatacatgtaatggaCACTACTAGAATCCACAGTTTTTCCTAGTGCCAAATACTCTAGGTGAAAGTAAGAAAAACGTAGGTAAAGGATTTACCTAGGTACTGCACTAGGGAAAGAACCCTAGGTATAGTATGGTGGGGAAAGAGGGCTTACCTAGTGGCATTTTGACTATTCTAGGGGAACATTTCTTCACCTAGGGGACGGAACTCTAGGAAAAATTATCACATGACAGTTGTATGCCAAGGTGGAAAGTTACAATCCCTAGTGTCAATTTAGCTCTAGGGAAAGGTGTGGGACCGAATTGAATCAGGTATGTCGTATTGACCATAATTGAAATGTATTCAAATGAAACCGGAAATATTAACCAATCGAAACTGCATAGAACAAAAATTGTTTATCATTCTTTGTCTTCATCCAAATAACATGTTCATGATCAATATCAAGTGTTGCTGCTACACGGCTACACCAAAAAACATCTGTATTGTAGCCTTAACAAATAAGTAAATGGCTAGAGTTTTCTATGCTCATGAGCAGCGAGGAGAAAATAAGTGCTACTGTTCAGGACACATGGAAGAAAGCTCCAAACAACGCATCTTGATCTACAACAGGCTCATGGGTAGAAACATTTGAGCTGACATCATGCTCCTGAAAATAAGATGACACACATTTTAGGAATTTGATGAAGGCCTGTACAATAATTGGGCAGCATAACGACCGTAAATATGACAATTTGGCCATAAGAGAAGATCATTGATTGTGCACCATTCAGTTGAATCATtgcatccacatgtgcataaGCATTTAAACCGTACAATTTGAAGATTAACTTCCGGTTGATGTATATGGTGCCCGTCCAGATTGTCAGGAGGACTATTTTGTATGAACTTCCCCTTACTGTCTTTAATAGAAAGACATTACTTGGTAAGATCAGAGCACAGTTGCTATTAGTTGGTTACACGAAAAGAAATATCATAGCACCGAGTGATCTAAGGCAACTAAAGCAAACACCCATGGCAAACATTTCCGCATATCTATTCTGTAAATAAGATGAATGAATCGGAGAAGTCGCTAGCATTGTACTTAAGTAAAGAAACTGCAATAGTAAAAGGAAAACTCACTTAATCCTTAAGCAGTTTCTTTTCTGTACTACAATACAGTTCGCTTATGTCAGAAGACATTACAGAAATTCTGGATATTTCCTGCATAAAGTAAGATACATAATCACTGAGTCGGATGCATTCTGAAGTTGACAATACAGAAGGTTAATCTGGTGATAGATCTTCTTCTGTCTTTTTCTTATAGTTTTATATTTCTGTTCTTTCTCCGAAATTCTATTTCAAATATATACAGAAAATGCCAAAAACcatatttctgtttttttttctctgaaaCTGTCTAAATATATACAGGAATAAGGGTACCTAATCAGATTATATGGCAAATTGACAAAACATTCCATTGGCATCAACAGTTGCAGGATATCCCACCCATCAGTTAGCAGCCTAACGCTGCAATATAACgttgaactgaactgaacctGCTTCCTCAAAACAGCAACAAAAACACAACTACAAAGGATTGTGAAATAATTTGACTGGCATGTGTAGAGCTCTTCCAAACTCAACCCGGATGTCTCCCATGCTAATTAAAATATAAGACCTTCAGCATTCTACATAACCAAAAACAAGTCTTCCCATGTTAAAAGTAACCTCTTTGTTTTATTAAGGATACAAAAGCATAAACACCTATTGATAACAAACTCAGTGAGCAGAAAAACAGGGATGATCGTAGGACTTCTTGAATCCTATCGCTTGCTAAGAATAGATCGTGATAGGCGTCAATTGTAAATTTCTATGATACAAGAACATCTTTAGATGACATCTTTTGGTGGGTAAAAAGTGGGGAAGGGAGATGAGCTCACCATGGATGGATTGGCGGGCTCAGGCGGGGCAGCCACGTTGGGGGAGCTTAGGCGATGGCGACGTGCGGCGACCGGAGAGGTGGACGACGCGGGGCAGATCGGGGCATGGGAGCTTCGAGCGATGGCGAAGGCGTGCTCCATCAACGGCGCGGTGGTTGTCGAAGCAGAGGACCGCGACCACCACCGCCGTCGGAGCACGAAatggccgcctcctccagcagcaAGGGAAGGCGGGGCCACCAGCGGCCTCGCTCGCTGCACTGTCTGCCGGATCCGGACCCTTGATGGCCGGATCTGGGGAAGACGAAGGGAGTTGGATCCTCCTTACCGACGAtttggggaggagggcggcgcgaCCAGGCCGGGTAGCGGTGGCGTCTGTGGAAAGGGGGAAGAAGGGAGACGgtaggaaggaagaagagaaggtaGAGGGCCGGCGGCAGGGGGGATAAGGGAGCACGGTGGTGGGGCGGTCCTCGGAGGAAGGCGGCTGGGAACGGCGGggcgagaggaggaaggaggctgAGATTGTTTTTTAGACATGAGAATTATCTTTTGTTCTCTATAGTGGCATTCTTTACCTAAGGCTAATATTACCTCTAGGTATAGTTTACTccacatttatttttggatgcAAATTTTCTTTACCTAAAGTTACACTGTTTGCACGTTTACTTTAccttgaaaaaagaaatcagCTCTAGGTGAAGATTGATATCCTAGGGAAACCTGTGATTTCTAGTAGTgagaaaatcacttaatataggacagagggagtagttaataTCACCGAAATGATTAATCGGTCAGATGCAAATGTTGGCGTTATAAACTTTAATTGCATATCACGATCTAAATCACATACAAATTAAAGGCTCTTTCGTCTTTAAAACATGATTTAACTCAATATAGTTACATACCTCCGGATGCAGTGACTCTTGTTCTTATGACCCAAACTTTATTTGAATGTATTAGTACTATATCATGTACTTTCCGTCCggatacaaatccaagtcacttatttccggacggagggagtaaaaaaaaacagctctTAGAAACGGCTAGCGAGTGACCATGAGCCgaatttaattttcttatatctatatactgttCTAATATCACTTATAGGATACACACCTATTATTAGCTTAACGTTATTTGATAGCTATGCGTGACAGAAAATTATAGATGAATAATACGTGTCGGCGCAATTGGAGAGAACACGGTGCTAATTAGCATAGAGATGTTCTCTCAAAAATTACTGCTCTGTAAGCAAATCCACGAGCTTGAGCAGGTTCAGACGCGAGGACCCTCCCTCTGCGATGCTCGCGCACGCCGCGTCCTTCCACACGGCCGCCCTCACCCTGGTCTCCTCGTCGCCCATCAGCCGCGCCACCTTGCTCCGTATCTCCTCCTTGGTCATCACCCCTCGCTCGTCGGCGCAGAGCTTGACGCCGTTGCGCCACACGTTGCAGACGTAGCTCTGGTTGCAGAACTGGTCGGCGAAGTAAGGCCAGCACAGGAGCGGCACCCCGTGCCGCACCCCTTCCATGGTGGAGTTCCAGCCGCAGTGCGTCAGGAAGCAGGCGACGGCAGGGTGCGAGAGCACGCGCTGCTGGGGCGCCCAGCCGACGACCAGCCCTTTGCCCTCCACGCGGCGCCTGAAGGCTTCGAACCAGTCTTCCCCGACTCCGGCGGTGAAGTTTGGCCGGACCACCCACAGGAACGGCCGGCCCGTGAGCTCCAGCCCGCCGGCCAGCTCCTGGAACCGCGCCGCGTCGAACACGGTGAAGCTCCCGAACGCCACGTAGACGACGGAGCCGCGGGCCTGGGCGTCGAGCCAGGGGAGGCAGGCCGGGTCCTCGGGCCAGAATTGGCCCGCcgacctcgacgccgccgccgcctccagcggGCCAACGGGCAGCGCGTGGGGCACCATGGCCAGCGCCTCCGATTCGATCGCCTCGAACGTGTTGCAGATGACCGTGTCGGCCTGCTGTATCGCCGGGTTGGTCTTGAGCAGGTTCTGGATGATCACCTTGCGCCTCTCCGGCGAGCTGCTCAGGCTCGCCCAGGggatctccgccgcctcgaTCGGCGGCATCTTCGGGCTCAGACGGATCGTCTCGTTCCTCGTCACATTCCCTGCATTTTCTTACATGTTGTAGTCATGTATACTCGATCTCTCAGTTTATTTAACAACGAGTCAATAACATGCTCTGTTCATGGCGGTGAATGAATTCGATTCGATTTCGAGTTCTCGATCCTTACCGCATTCGTCGAGGATGCCCTGCTCGATGAGCGTGGGGACGTGCAACCGGAgcgcgaaggcggcggcggagaacgTCGAGAACAAGGCGACGCGGACACCCGCCGCGGGGTCGGCCAGGTCCAGCGCCCAGCTCATGGACACGTCGGCGATGACCCACCTGGTCTTCCTGGACCTGATCATCTCCTGGAGGGGGCCGAGCATGGCGGCCGGCAAGCCGTCGGCCAGCATGGCAATATCGGTGCGGTCGCCGTCGGGGCCCATGCCGTCCGGGAACGAAACCATGTGGATGCCGTCGGGGAGCACggcgtctcctcctcctcctcctgtctCGGCCGCCAGGGCTTGGAGGACGCGGCCATGGTTGAAGTCGGTGTTCACGAAGACGACCTGGAGCCCGTGGTGGACGAGCCGGTGGGAGAGCTCCATGAGCGGCATGACGTGGCCTTGTGCAGGGAAGGGCAGCACCATGACGTGAGGCCGAGGAGCAAGGGGAGCAGCCATGGATGATGATTGGTTCCGGCCGGCCTTGCCTGCAATGGAGCTGTACGGAATATATGTAATGGAGCTGAGGCCTGAGGAGGCCGGCTACAGGAGCATGTACGTGAGCTGTGGAAGAGCTTTAGCTGTTGGATTTGGATAGGTGCATGCTACATGGACCGTTTGGGAAAGATAGATATGGGAGCTCGCTTGCCAGTGGCCAACTTGCCATTTCGTTGTGGATACCGGATAGAGATTGTCCGCCGATCGAAGTTGTCAACCGCCCGGCCCGGGTGTACACTGTACAGTGCTTATTGCATCAGACCATGCATCACCAAATTTGTACCCTTACTCTATTTGGACTCGGGCCAACAAATTTGATTGGACCACGTGACAGCACGCCACGGCCGGGCCGGGCGGATCCAATCTAGAGGAGCCATTGTTGTCCCCCTCCAATTGATTTTACAAACTTAGGAGCCAAGTTTTCATCATTGATATATCACTCAGCTTAACATGTGCTCCTCTCAATTATCTCTTCCGTGGCTCCCCTCTACACTTCTGCAGAACGGGAGAAACTAGTGTCGATCGCTGCAAACCCCCAATTGCTCCAGAAATGACGAGAGTGTGGCGATCTATCGAGAATTCGAGATGTACTTGTATCTTGGGCGCATGTGACAAACATCTGCAGTCGTACAGGATAGACGTACGTACGGACCACACAATTATTTCCTTGAGATGAGATGTCTGCTGACGAGCTGCTACACGCAGAAAgctcttttccttttcgaaACTAACAGACAGAAGCTCGACGAGACCCAAAACCCAGCACTGCGAAATCACGCGACAAGTTTCTCATTGCAAGCTTACTTCTCATTTCAGTGTTTCGACAAGAATAATCTATATACTTAACTCGCCGATCCTCGAACGAGGTCCACGAACCGTGCGAGATTCCGGCGCGACgacccgccgtccccgagggCCCGTCTCGCGACGTCCCTTAGCGCGAGCGCCCTGGCCTT
This is a stretch of genomic DNA from Brachypodium distachyon strain Bd21 chromosome 1, Brachypodium_distachyon_v3.0, whole genome shotgun sequence. It encodes these proteins:
- the LOC106865839 gene encoding UDP-glycosyltransferase 83A1-like, producing the protein MAAPLAPRPHVMVLPFPAQGHVMPLMELSHRLVHHGLQVVFVNTDFNHGRVLQALAAETGGGGGDAVLPDGIHMVSFPDGMGPDGDRTDIAMLADGLPAAMLGPLQEMIRSRKTRWVIADVSMSWALDLADPAAGVRVALFSTFSAAAFALRLHVPTLIEQGILDECGNVTRNETIRLSPKMPPIEAAEIPWASLSSSPERRKVIIQNLLKTNPAIQQADTVICNTFEAIESEALAMVPHALPVGPLEAAAASRSAGQFWPEDPACLPWLDAQARGSVVYVAFGSFTVFDAARFQELAGGLELTGRPFLWVVRPNFTAGVGEDWFEAFRRRVEGKGLVVGWAPQQRVLSHPAVACFLTHCGWNSTMEGVRHGVPLLCWPYFADQFCNQSYVCNVWRNGVKLCADERGVMTKEEIRSKVARLMGDEETRVRAAVWKDAACASIAEGGSSRLNLLKLVDLLTEQ
- the LOC100844716 gene encoding UDP-glycosyltransferase 83A1; this encodes MAAATTQPRVMVLPFPAQGHVIPLMKLSQKLVEHGLEVDFVNTEFNHGRVLEALAEEEGAEAIPRGIHMLSVPDGLGPADDRADIGKFVKDLPAAMSAPLQELIRSRETKWVIADVSMSWALELASAAGACVASFSTYSAAVFALRLSVPKLIADGVIDGSGIVKRHRIQQVPPLDAAEIPWVSLGSTPERRRINVQNVLRTNQWIPLAETVICNTSMEMEPDALSLLPNTLPLGPLVARKSRLAGSFLPEDETCLAWLDAQAPGSVVYVAFGSTGVLGAAQLQELADGLAIAGRPFLWVVRRPAGAGEEDEEWLDAFRRRADGALGMVVGWAPQQRVLAHPAVACFVSHCGWNSTVEGVLHGVPLLCWPYFADQFCNQSYVCNVWGTGVKLCRDEGRGVVAKEEIRHKVARLLGDGVVKARAAMWKKAASDSIREGGSSHGNLLKLVELLREQ